The following proteins come from a genomic window of bacterium:
- a CDS encoding BamA/TamA family outer membrane protein, producing the protein MKTNSRYFQLSIVNLKLTFLCLTLIFFPLALFPQTPVVTKIKFTGNHSISSSKLQSVIQTRETLPLNEDVLNGDAIKILNFYQSKLFYLASIDSITRLFNRDSSAVDVFFFVTENRPIKVDSVAIEGVELLPQQTIYNAWSLTGQIFDPAILDENLQNFLSLYERNGFPFTKIEVTGIHLFSRGETPLMTIRISVNEGEPVIIRKITVTGQSETKETVLLRELNLKLPLSYDQKVIDDAIIRLKKLSFIQNVATPELLYLDDSSYALKIQITEGSANTIDGVAGYVPKQPGSDEKGYFTGLFNVSFQNLFGSARQLEARWQKKNRYSQDFYLAYTEPWVLNYPVNLGASLQQIVQDTIYVERTFSLDGSVLLGKNTRGLFGGKQKTIDPAGWTNSFLFNIPSATFYSGYIGFSYDTRDDRINPRSGLFYKTLLEYGKKDEILFAEIAGGTDTLHINGVPVVGNFAQQKLSTQKISIDVETYWPLTRKLVLFNGTHGYVYKTPQSVVPYSEQFLFGGLHDLRGYTEDFFNGTRIGWNNFELRWLTSRQSRIFVFWDAGYYYRKEYAPGDQTRVITEDGWPIGYGFGIRFQTRLGLFALDYGLGKGDSFNNGKVHFGIATEF; encoded by the coding sequence TTATTTCCTCAAACGCCTGTCGTCACCAAAATTAAATTCACAGGTAACCATTCAATTTCTTCGTCAAAACTACAATCGGTGATCCAAACCCGTGAAACATTGCCGCTGAATGAAGATGTTTTAAACGGCGATGCCATTAAAATATTAAATTTTTATCAATCGAAATTATTTTATTTGGCATCAATTGATTCAATCACTCGCTTATTTAATCGCGACAGTTCTGCCGTGGACGTCTTTTTTTTTGTTACCGAAAACCGTCCGATCAAGGTTGATTCCGTTGCGATTGAAGGTGTCGAACTGCTCCCACAGCAAACCATTTACAATGCATGGTCTTTAACAGGGCAAATTTTCGATCCGGCAATTCTGGATGAGAACTTACAAAACTTTCTGTCGTTGTACGAGCGCAACGGATTTCCTTTTACAAAAATTGAAGTAACGGGCATCCATTTATTTTCACGAGGCGAGACGCCTTTGATGACGATTCGGATTTCGGTCAATGAAGGCGAGCCGGTTATTATCAGGAAAATTACGGTGACCGGACAATCTGAAACCAAAGAAACGGTTTTACTGAGGGAATTGAATTTAAAATTACCGCTGTCGTACGATCAAAAAGTCATCGACGATGCTATTATTCGATTAAAAAAATTATCTTTTATCCAAAATGTGGCTACACCTGAATTGCTTTACCTCGATGACAGTTCGTACGCGTTAAAAATTCAAATTACCGAGGGCAGCGCCAATACGATTGACGGTGTGGCGGGCTATGTGCCGAAACAACCCGGCTCGGATGAAAAAGGTTATTTCACGGGTTTATTTAATGTTTCGTTCCAGAATCTTTTCGGTTCAGCACGGCAACTGGAAGCGCGATGGCAGAAGAAAAACCGGTACTCACAGGATTTTTATTTGGCTTATACCGAGCCGTGGGTTTTAAATTATCCCGTCAATCTCGGCGCCTCACTTCAGCAAATCGTTCAGGACACAATCTACGTTGAACGCACATTCAGTCTCGACGGCAGTGTGCTGCTCGGTAAAAATACGCGCGGGCTTTTCGGGGGAAAACAAAAAACCATCGATCCCGCCGGCTGGACCAATAGTTTTTTGTTCAACATTCCTTCCGCAACGTTTTATTCCGGATACATCGGTTTCAGTTATGACACGCGGGACGACCGGATCAATCCTCGGAGCGGCCTTTTTTATAAAACACTGCTGGAGTATGGAAAAAAAGACGAAATATTGTTTGCGGAAATCGCCGGCGGAACCGACACGCTGCACATCAACGGCGTTCCGGTTGTTGGAAACTTCGCACAGCAAAAGTTGTCAACTCAGAAAATCAGCATCGACGTAGAAACGTATTGGCCGCTGACGCGCAAATTAGTGCTATTTAACGGAACACACGGCTATGTTTACAAAACGCCGCAATCGGTTGTTCCATACAGTGAACAATTTTTATTCGGCGGTTTGCACGACCTGCGCGGTTACACTGAAGATTTTTTCAACGGCACGCGTATCGGGTGGAATAACTTCGAACTACGTTGGCTGACCTCGCGCCAGTCGCGCATTTTTGTTTTTTGGGATGCCGGTTATTACTATCGGAAGGAGTACGCGCCCGGCGATCAAACACGCGTCATCACTGAAGACGGCTGGCCCATAGGTTACGGTTTCGGTATCCGCTTTCAGACGCGCCTTGGATTATTCGCTCTTGATTACGGCCTCGGAAAAGGCGATTCATTCAACAACGGAAAAGTTCACTTCGGAATTGCCACAGAGTTTTGA